From the Brienomyrus brachyistius isolate T26 chromosome 23, BBRACH_0.4, whole genome shotgun sequence genome, the window CTTCCTTGCCAGCAGGAGGCAGGCGACTGCCCTCCTGCAGGGTCATCTCCACCACAGCCCATGGCCGCCTCCCCTCCATGCCTCGCAGACAGCCCCGCCTCCCCGCCAAGTGATGCTGCCCCCCTCGTGTGCCCCACCTGTGGGCGTGGTTTCGGCCGGCGCTGCCACCTCCGTGcccacctgctgagccacaccgGCGAGAAGCGCTTCAGCTGCGACTCCTGCCCGCGGTCATTCTCCTATAGCAGCAACCTGGCGCGCCATCGCCGTGCCCACCAGGCCGCCAGTGGGCAGGGGCCAGGCTCTCGAGGAAATGGGGCGGGGCTCCCGTTGCCCCACGCCTGCATGAACTGCCCCTCTCGTTTCAAGACACGCGCCCAGCTGTTGTTACACAGGTATCTCCGGCGGTGTCCCGGCAGTGTCCCGGCAGTGTCCCGGCAGTGGCgctgctgcttgtatcctgtgCTTCGGCTATAACATTTTGGTGACATAAGCCAGCGAGACGCAGTGTGATGTACAGTAATGCAGCCCCTCTGCCCTCTTGCTCCCCCAGACGCACACACGCCGGGGGGCTCCCGTTCTCCTGCAAGGCTTGTGGACTCTCCTTTCTGCGCAGGAAACAGCTGCAGCTGCATCTGCTCACACACCCAGGTGCTGCTTTCCTCTGTGTTTCTAAATATCTGTCatgtctccatccatccatctgggtCTGGTTAGTGGAGGAAGCAGTCTAAACTGCGattcccagacctccctctccccagccacctcctccaggggaataccaaggtgttcccaggccagctgagagatataatctctccagcgtgtcctgggtctgccccagggtctcctcctggttggacatacccgaaacacctccccagggagccgtccaggaggcatcccagatagatgcccgaaccacctcaactggcccCTTTCGATGCAGagaagcagcagctctacttcGAGCTCctgaatgtctgagctcctcaccctatcgcTAAAGCAGAAACCCGACACCCTGCTGAGCAAACTAATTTCTGCCACTTGTATCTgtgatctcattctttcagtcactacccaaagctcatgaccacaggtaggaacgtagatcgaccaGTAAATCATAAGCTTCACCTTCCAGTTCAGCTCCCTCTTTACCACGACAGAACAGGACAGCATCTGCATTAATGCCAACGCTACACcgatctgtctgtccatctcctACTCCTTTCTACCCTCACTCATGAACAAAACCCCAAGGTACTTAAACTCTTCTTCTTGAGGCAGTAACTCCTCCCCCCTTTTCTGGTCGAGAACCATGGCCTCAGACTTGGAGGCGCTGGTCCTCATCCTGGCCGCCACATACTCAgctgtaaaccccccccccagcacttgCTGCAGGTCACAGCCCAAAGTACTCCTTCTGCCGCATGACTGTATCCCTATTCGAGGTCAACGCCGTACCACCCCTGCTGTAAACAGCATGGGCAAAGTCCTGCACATGCCTCTTGAGTTGCCTGACAGATAGCCAGAATGTCTTTGAAAGTCACTCTCCTTGGCGTCACTGAGCTCTCTCACCTGAGGTTTTGCTTCCACAACTGCCAAGCGGGGCTCAGGGGATGCTACCTCAGCAGGCACCAACAACCTTATGGTCACAGACCTGTACAGCCACCACAGCAATGGAGGCCCTGAACATGGCCGCTTCAGGCTCAGGGTCTCCATCTTCCCTCGGAACGTAAGAGAACTTATGTCAGAGGTACACGTCGAAGATCTCCCGGACTGGGGCCTCCATCAGACACTCCTAGCACACCCTCACCATACGTTTAGGTCTTCCTGACTGCTCGGCTCCTTCTTTACTCCTTGACATACAGTCGCAGATCCAATGATGCGATTACAAAATCGATCACTGAGCTGCAGCTTGGGGTgttctggtgccaagtgcatgGTCAACCATAGTGTTCTTTATGGACAAACTTTGGCACAGATCACCACTTGGGATCACCCTTCCCGGTTTTGCTGTCGTTACCCACATGAGCATTAAAAACTCTCTCTCCTCCACAGCAGGAATCCTGTCATGTTCCCACTGCACGGCCCAGTTTCCCACTCAGTCTGAGCTGGTGGATCATATGCAGAGCTGCGACCAGGGTGGGGGTCTGGGGCGGCCGCGGGGCCGGAACGGGGGCCAGCTGGAGTGTGAGATGTGCGGGCACCGCTGTGTGACCCCAGAGGGGCTGGATCTGCACCGCCTGTCGCACTCAGGCCAGACACCCCTGCGCTGCCCCTTCCCCACCTGCCGCCGCCGCTTCCTCACCAACGCCACCCTGGAGGAGCACATCCTCACCCACTGCGAGTCCCCCTCGGACCCCAACTCTAACAAGCCGCGCCCCTTCCACTGCGAGCACTGCGGGAAGGACTTCACCACGGCGTCCTCTCTAAGCGTGCATCTGAGGATCCACACGGGGGAGAGACCGTACCAGGTGAGGGCGCTTTGTGCGTGACGATCAGTCTCCAgtgtgggagaggaggaggagctggcCTTTTAAGCTCTGTTGCTTCCTCACCCTGTTCTGCTCTGTACTCTTTTTCGTTTGTCTCTCTCATGGCTGCCGTGAAACCGACCGCACTTCCTCCATCACATCTTCATCTGTCACTGGTCCTGCTGCTCGTAttctcacctccctgctcccccacCTGctcccagtgctcccagtgtgggaagcgCTTCCGGCAGATCCCCCACCTCCGCGACCATGAGCGGCTGCACAGTGGGGCGCGTCCCTTCagctgcgctgtgtgtgggaagagcttcgtGCTGGCAGCGCGTCTGGTGGAACACGCCCGCACGCACAGCGGCGAGAAGCCCTACACCTGCCCGCTGTGTCCGCGCGCCTTCCGCTCCCTCTCCAACCTGGGCAAGCACCGCAAGACCCACGGCAGAAGCCCTGCGCCCCAGGAAGAAGGCCAGGCGGCCGTGCACACCATTTTGCTGGTGCAGGCCGCGCCGTCGGGCCCAGAGGGTTCAGAACAGCTCTGCCTTACACAGGCAGACCCTTCTGTCGGCTCCACCTCGTCCCCCCCGCTGCTGCTCCTGGCGCCCTCCATCCAGGCGAGCAAAGACATGGAAGGAGACGTGATCCCCATCGTCCAGCATGCCATCGAGGTTATCGTGGAGGAGACTGTGTAGAGCGGAGCCAGCGACGGGACGTTTTACGTTTCATGAAGGAGCTATACAAGGCATGGCAGGAATAAGTGTGATTACAGATAGTGGGAGTGCATGCAGAGTGGCAGGCCGCGACATATGCTTTTAAATGACTTTGTAAAGAAGCAAAAGCGATTCACAGCTTTGGAGCTCACAGGCTGTAAATCTGtcctatttattttaataaaaagcttAATCCTTTGATGCAGTCCGTCTCCCACTTGGACGGAAAGTGGCATGATGGGCAGTCTGTCTCGTGGCATTTTGTTTTAATTACAAAAATGTCACCTCAGATCTTTTTGGCTTTGACTATTACATCATCTCAGTTGCAATTAAAATAAAGAAACAGTGTTTCCAGTGATGTTATTCTTACACTGGTGTCTGTAGCTACTCTGTCCATGTTGTGGTCAGCACACGTTTCTGAAGATC encodes:
- the LOC125718671 gene encoding zinc finger and SCAN domain-containing protein 2-like isoform X2, whose protein sequence is MDSSSSLYMCFPCYQLFSSLEEVLSHQLTCHPDGPGEEAQPEAAAVLSSEMQPEQPDHASPTVSSPDQKLPSSRLAEQGGTDLVRQNWTRRPSSTVSTPLIRYQCGDCGSLFESLGQWQQHRKLRHCTEPATGPGGRAQGLGQEQGDLRQEGQVKPVPRDTAMKAAETPGREESMDLKHETDHAKDISQDHSYVPHVGEGAERGAEKEREGEGQGGRAEEEREGEGQGGRAEEEREGEGQDGRPEEEREGEGQGGRTDGAEARSSVTGEKVLEQGAEIMPVHGEAAGGEGGELSCSSGGGPTHFQKGCIAVEERKQKSSELPLPPTAVPAVPGQSFLCIGCGSGFSSEPALIAHRKTRHGLEGALHCCSVCGESFMSTTLFLYHRRQHREQRASSSPAGPPSAAFSADGRNRSGSVLSVCSKRAQATEDSAGVLPCQQEAGDCPPAGSSPPQPMAASPPCLADSPASPPSDAAPLVCPTCGRGFGRRCHLRAHLLSHTGEKRFSCDSCPRSFSYSSNLARHRRAHQAASGQGPGSRGNGAGLPLPHACMNCPSRFKTRAQLLLHRRTHAGGLPFSCKACGLSFLRRKQLQLHLLTHPAGILSCSHCTAQFPTQSELVDHMQSCDQGGGLGRPRGRNGGQLECEMCGHRCVTPEGLDLHRLSHSGQTPLRCPFPTCRRRFLTNATLEEHILTHCESPSDPNSNKPRPFHCEHCGKDFTTASSLSVHLRIHTGERPYQCSQCGKRFRQIPHLRDHERLHSGARPFSCAVCGKSFVLAARLVEHARTHSGEKPYTCPLCPRAFRSLSNLGKHRKTHGRSPAPQEEGQAAVHTILLVQAAPSGPEGSEQLCLTQADPSVGSTSSPPLLLLAPSIQASKDMEGDVIPIVQHAIEVIVEETV
- the LOC125718671 gene encoding zinc finger and SCAN domain-containing protein 2-like isoform X1; its protein translation is MDSSSSLYMCFPCYQLFSSLEEVLSHQLTCHPDGPGEEAQPEAAAVLSSEMQPEQPDHASPTVSSPDQKLPSSRLAEQGGTDLVRQNWTRRPSSTVSTPLIRYQCGDCGSLFESLGQWQQHRKLRHCTEPATGPGGRAQGLGQEQGDLRQEGQVKPVPRDTAMKAAETPGREESMDLKHETDHAKDISQDHSYVPHVGEGAERGAEKEREGEGQGGRAEEEREGEGQGGRAEEEREGQGQDGRPEEEREGEGQGGRTDGAEARSSVTGEKVLEQGAEIMPVHGEAAGGEGGELSCSSGGGPTHFQKGCIAVEERKQKSSELPLPPTAVPAVPGQSFLCIGCGSGFSSEPALIAHRKTRHGLEGALHCCSVCGESFMSTTLFLYHRRQHREQRASSSPAGPPSAAFSADGRNRSGSVLSVCSKRAQATEDSAGVLPCQQEAGDCPPAGSSPPQPMAASPPCLADSPASPPSDAAPLVCPTCGRGFGRRCHLRAHLLSHTGEKRFSCDSCPRSFSYSSNLARHRRAHQAASGQGPGSRGNGAGLPLPHACMNCPSRFKTRAQLLLHRRTHAGGLPFSCKACGLSFLRRKQLQLHLLTHPAGILSCSHCTAQFPTQSELVDHMQSCDQGGGLGRPRGRNGGQLECEMCGHRCVTPEGLDLHRLSHSGQTPLRCPFPTCRRRFLTNATLEEHILTHCESPSDPNSNKPRPFHCEHCGKDFTTASSLSVHLRIHTGERPYQCSQCGKRFRQIPHLRDHERLHSGARPFSCAVCGKSFVLAARLVEHARTHSGEKPYTCPLCPRAFRSLSNLGKHRKTHGRSPAPQEEGQAAVHTILLVQAAPSGPEGSEQLCLTQADPSVGSTSSPPLLLLAPSIQASKDMEGDVIPIVQHAIEVIVEETV
- the LOC125718671 gene encoding zinc finger and SCAN domain-containing protein 2-like isoform X3 is translated as MDSSSSLYMCFPCYQLFSSLEEVLSHQLTCHPDGPGEEAQPEAAAVLSSEMQPEQPDHASPTVSSPDQKLPSSRLAEQGGTDLVRQNWTRRPSSTVSTPLIRYQCGDCGSLFESLGQWQQHRKLRHCTEPATGPGGRAQGLGQEQGDLRQEGQVKPVPRDTAMKAAETPGREESMDLKHETDHAKDISQDHSYVPHVGEGAERGAEKEREGEGQGGRAEEEREGEGQGGRAEEEREGQGQDGRPEEEREGEGQGGRTDGAEARSSVTGEKVLEQGAEIMPVHGEAAGGEGGELSCSSGGGPTHFQKGCIAVEERKQKSSELPLPPTAVPAVPGQSFLCIGCGSGFSSEPALIAHRKTRHGLEGALHCCSVCGESFMSTTLFLYHRRQHREQRASSSPAGPPSAAFSADGRNRSGSVLSVCSKRAQATEDSAGVLPCQQEAGDCPPAGSSPPQPMAASPPCLADSPASPPSDAAPLVCPTCGRGFGRRCHLRAHLLSHTGEKRFSCDSCPRSFSYSSNLARHRRAHQAASGQGPGSRGNGAGLPLPHACMNCPSRFKTRAQLLLHRRTHAGGLPFSCKACGLSFLRRKQLQLHLLTHPGILSCSHCTAQFPTQSELVDHMQSCDQGGGLGRPRGRNGGQLECEMCGHRCVTPEGLDLHRLSHSGQTPLRCPFPTCRRRFLTNATLEEHILTHCESPSDPNSNKPRPFHCEHCGKDFTTASSLSVHLRIHTGERPYQCSQCGKRFRQIPHLRDHERLHSGARPFSCAVCGKSFVLAARLVEHARTHSGEKPYTCPLCPRAFRSLSNLGKHRKTHGRSPAPQEEGQAAVHTILLVQAAPSGPEGSEQLCLTQADPSVGSTSSPPLLLLAPSIQASKDMEGDVIPIVQHAIEVIVEETV
- the LOC125718671 gene encoding zinc finger protein 574-like isoform X5; protein product: MPVHGEAAGGEGGELSCSSGGGPTHFQKGCIAVEERKQKSSELPLPPTAVPAVPGQSFLCIGCGSGFSSEPALIAHRKTRHGLEGALHCCSVCGESFMSTTLFLYHRRQHREQRASSSPAGPPSAAFSADGRNRSGSVLSVCSKRAQATEDSAGVLPCQQEAGDCPPAGSSPPQPMAASPPCLADSPASPPSDAAPLVCPTCGRGFGRRCHLRAHLLSHTGEKRFSCDSCPRSFSYSSNLARHRRAHQAASGQGPGSRGNGAGLPLPHACMNCPSRFKTRAQLLLHRRTHAGGLPFSCKACGLSFLRRKQLQLHLLTHPAGILSCSHCTAQFPTQSELVDHMQSCDQGGGLGRPRGRNGGQLECEMCGHRCVTPEGLDLHRLSHSGQTPLRCPFPTCRRRFLTNATLEEHILTHCESPSDPNSNKPRPFHCEHCGKDFTTASSLSVHLRIHTGERPYQCSQCGKRFRQIPHLRDHERLHSGARPFSCAVCGKSFVLAARLVEHARTHSGEKPYTCPLCPRAFRSLSNLGKHRKTHGRSPAPQEEGQAAVHTILLVQAAPSGPEGSEQLCLTQADPSVGSTSSPPLLLLAPSIQASKDMEGDVIPIVQHAIEVIVEETV
- the LOC125718671 gene encoding zinc finger and SCAN domain-containing protein 2-like isoform X4; this translates as MDSSSSLYMCFPCYQLFSSLEEVLSHQLTCHPDGPGEEAQPEAAAVLSSEMQPEQPDHASPTVSSPDQKLPSSRLAEQGGTDLVRQNWTRRPSSTVSTPLIRYQCGDCGSLFESLGQWQQHRKLRHCTEPATGPGGRAQGLGQEQGDLRQEGQVKPVPRDTAMKAAETPGREESMDLKHETDHAKDISQDHSYVPHVGEGAERGAEKEREGEGQGGRAEEEREGEGQDGRPEEEREGEGQGGRTDGAEARSSVTGEKVLEQGAEIMPVHGEAAGGEGGELSCSSGGGPTHFQKGCIAVEERKQKSSELPLPPTAVPAVPGQSFLCIGCGSGFSSEPALIAHRKTRHGLEGALHCCSVCGESFMSTTLFLYHRRQHREQRASSSPAGPPSAAFSADGRNRSGSVLSVCSKRAQATEDSAGVLPCQQEAGDCPPAGSSPPQPMAASPPCLADSPASPPSDAAPLVCPTCGRGFGRRCHLRAHLLSHTGEKRFSCDSCPRSFSYSSNLARHRRAHQAASGQGPGSRGNGAGLPLPHACMNCPSRFKTRAQLLLHRRTHAGGLPFSCKACGLSFLRRKQLQLHLLTHPAGILSCSHCTAQFPTQSELVDHMQSCDQGGGLGRPRGRNGGQLECEMCGHRCVTPEGLDLHRLSHSGQTPLRCPFPTCRRRFLTNATLEEHILTHCESPSDPNSNKPRPFHCEHCGKDFTTASSLSVHLRIHTGERPYQCSQCGKRFRQIPHLRDHERLHSGARPFSCAVCGKSFVLAARLVEHARTHSGEKPYTCPLCPRAFRSLSNLGKHRKTHGRSPAPQEEGQAAVHTILLVQAAPSGPEGSEQLCLTQADPSVGSTSSPPLLLLAPSIQASKDMEGDVIPIVQHAIEVIVEETV